The Plasmodium knowlesi strain H genome assembly, chromosome: 14 genome has a segment encoding these proteins:
- a CDS encoding zinc finger protein, putative, with protein MNDRISRDLTKSFLEKREMAKEEVDPRKNWLKRILMNNNSYDMKMFLKAGELKKKDGDYCKTCKTSVKQIYYINTSKVFCEVCEEIFCIYCVKTIDVMKDSQLKYIKVRLCKNCFIYINELKYIIHPNLSIDKKAIDLVNAFDEISNRYTTMCSNVSQLNGLIMLCENNKEYLDNFKTEIKQLMDVIQNDVDFLNAMKKRNNFAEDNTLILNKMGKNLILYLKIIRNKIIPSSVDVINKTKELLYKKK; from the coding sequence ATGAACGACCGTATAAGCAGAGATCTGACGAAGAGCTTCCTTGAGAAGAGGGAGATggcaaaggaagaagtggatCCGCGGAAGAATTGGCTAAAGAGAATTTTAATGAATAACAATTCATACGAtatgaaaatgtttttaaaagcaggggaattgaaaaaaaaggatggggATTACTGTAAAACTTGTAAAACTAGCGTGAAGCAAATTTATTACATAAACACGAGCAAAGTTTTCTGTGAAGTTTGTGAAGAGATATTCTGTATATACTGCGTAAAAACCATAGACGTGATGAAAGACAGTCAgctaaaatatataaaagtgAGATTATGTAAGAACTgcttcatatatataaatgaattgaaatatattatacaccCAAATTTGTCCATAGATAAAAAGGCCATTGATTTAGTTAATGCCTTTGACGAAATTTCAAATCGCTATACCACCATGTGCAGCAACGTGTCGCAGCTAAATGGGTTAATTATGCtttgtgaaaataataaagaataTTTAGATAATTTTAAAACTGAAATAAAGCAGCTCATGGATGTTATTCAGAACGATGTGGATTTCCTCAATGCtatgaaaaagagaaataattTTGCCGAGGATAATACGCTTATTCTcaataaaatgggaaaaaatttaatactATACTTGAAAATTATtaggaataaaataattcccaGCTCTGTGGATGTGATAAACAAAACGAAGGAGTTGCTCTATAAAAAGAAGTAG